From the Musa acuminata AAA Group cultivar baxijiao chromosome BXJ1-2, Cavendish_Baxijiao_AAA, whole genome shotgun sequence genome, one window contains:
- the LOC135610618 gene encoding sucrose synthase 2-like: MPQRSLTRAHSVRERIGDSLSSHPNELVALFSRFIHQGKGMLQPHQLLAEYAAAFSEADKEKLKDGAFEDVIKAAQEAIVIPPWVALAIRPRPGVWEYVRVNISELAVEELTVPEYLHFKEELVDGSSQNNFVLELDFEPFNASFPRPSLSKSIGNGVQFLNRHLSSKLFQDKESLYPLLNFLRKHNYKGMSMMLNDRIQSLSALRAALRKAEQHLLSIPSDTPYSEFHHRFQELGLEKGWGDKSQRVYENIHLLLDLLEAPDPTTLETFLGTIPMMFNVVILSPHGYFAQANVLGYPDTGGQVVYILDQVRALENEMLLRIKRQGLDITPRILIVSRLLPDAVGTTCGQRLEKVLGTEHTHILRVPFRTDNGIVRKWISRFEVWPYLETYTEDVANELAAELQATPDLIIGNYSDGNLVSTLLAHKLGVTQCTIAHALEKTKYPNSDIYWKKFEDQYHFSCQFTADLIAMNHADFIITSTFQEIAGSKDTVGQYESHTAFTLPGLYRVVHGIDVFDPKFNIVSPGADLSIYFPYTEKHKRLTSLHPEIEELLFNPVDNTEHKGVLNDKKKPIIFSMARLDRVKNLTGLVEFYGRSDRLKELANLVVVCGDHGKESKDLEEQAEFKKMYSLIEKYNLHGHFRWISAQMNRVRNGELYRYIADTKGVFVQPAFYEAFGLTVVESMTCGLPTFATVHGGPGEIIVDGVSGYHIDPYQGDKAAEIVTNFFDKCKEDPSHWDKISLGGLQRIEEKYTWKLYSERLMTLTGVYGFWKYVSNLDRRETRRYLEMFYALKYRNLAVSVPLAVEGEAAVNGAK; encoded by the exons ATGCCTCAGCGCAGCTTGACCCGTGCTCACAGCGTCCGGGAGCGCATCGGCGACTCTCTTTCTTCCCATCCAAATGAACTGGTGGCTCTTTTCTCAAG GTTCATTCATCAGGGAAAGGGGATGCTGCAGCCTCATCAGCTGTTGGCTGAATATGCAGCCGCCTTCTCTGAAGCAGACAAGGAAAAGCTCAAGGATGGTGCCTTTGAGGATGTCATCAAAGCCGCACAG GAAGCCATTGTCATCCCTCCATGGGTTGCTTTAGCTATCCGTCCAAGGCCAGGAGTTTGGGAATACGTCCGCGTGAATATCAGCGAGCTTGCCGTGGAAGAGCTGACGGTGCCGGAGTACCTGCACTTCAAGGAAGAACTTGTTGATGGCAG CTCGCAGAACAACTTTGTGCTGGAGTTGGATTTCGAGCCATTCAATGCTTCGTTTCCTCGTCCCTCGCTCTCAAAATCTATCGGGAATGGAGTGCAGTTCCTCAACCGTCATCTTTCTTCAAAGTTGTTCCAGGACAAAGAAAGCTTGTACCCATTGCTTAATTTCCTCCGGAAGCATAACTACAAGGGCATG TCGATGATGCTGAATGACAGAATACAAAGCCTTAGTGCTCTCCGAGCAGCATTAAGGAAGGCAGAGCAGCATCTGTTGAGCATCCCATCGGACACGCCATACTCGGAATTCCACCACAG ATTCCAAGAGCTTGGCTTGGAAAAGGGTTGGGGTGACAAATCTCAGCGCGTGTACGAGAATATTCACCTGCTACTAGATCTTCTTGAGGCCCCTGATCCGACCACCTTGGAGACTTTCCTCGGAACAATTCCTATGATGTTCAACGTTGTGATCCTTTCTCCGCACGGCTACTTTGCTCAAGCTAATGTCTTGGGGTATCCCGACACTGGTGGTCAG GTTGTCTACATTCTGGATCAAGTCCGTGCCTTAGAAAATGAGATGCTACTGAGGATCAAGCGCCAAGGGCTTGATATCACGCCTCGAATTCTCATT GTTTCCAGATTGCTTCCTGATGCAGTAGGCACCACTTGCGGGCAGAGACTTGAGAAGGTCCTTGGAACTGAACACACCCATATACTTCGAGTGCCATTTAGAACGGATAATGGAATTGTCCGCAAATGGATCTCCCGTTTTGAAGTGTGGCCTTACCTAGAGACCTACACCGAG GATGTTGCAAATGAGTTGGCAGCAGAACTGCAGGCCACTCCTGATCTAATCATTGGAAACTACAGTGATGGAAATCTGGTGTCAACTTTGCTTGCACATAAATTGGGAGTCACCCAG TGCACCATTGCCCATGCGCTCGAGAAAACCAAGTATCCCAACTCGGACATCTACTGGAAGAAGTTCGAGGACCAGTATCATTTCTCGTGCCAATTCACGGCTGATTTGATCGCAATGAACCATGCTGACTTCATCATCACCAGCACCTTCCAGGAGATTGCTGGAAG CAAGGACACCGTGGGGCAGTACGAGTCTCACACTGCCTTCACTCTTCCTGGGCTCTACCGAGTCGTCCACGGAATTGATGTCTTCGACCCAAAGTTCAACATTGTTTCTCCTGGTGCTGACTTGTCCATTTACTTCCCGTACACCGAGAAGCACAAGAGACTCACTTCCCTCCACCCAGAGATTGAGGAGCTGCTCTTCAATCCTGTCGATAACACTGAGCACAA GGGTGTTctgaatgacaaaaagaaaccCATTATATTCTCCATGGCGAGACTGGACCGAGTGAAGAACTTAACAGGTCTGGTCGAATTCTATGGCCGGAGTGATCGCCTGAAGGAGCTGGCGAACCTTGTGGTGGTTTGTGGAGACCATGGCAAAGAATCAAAGGATCTGGAGGAACAAGCAGAATTCAAGAAGATGTACAGTCTCATTGAGAAGTACAATCTGCATGGGCATTTCCGGTGGATCTCTGCCCAAATGAACCGAGTTCGCAATGGGGAGCTCTACCGATACATTGCTGACACGAAAGGAGTTTTCGTTCAA CCTGCATTCTACGAAGCGTTTGGGCTCACTGTCGTCGAATCCATGACTTGCGGACTGCCGACATTTGCCACTGTTCATGGAGGACCTGGTGAAATTATAGTGGATGGGGTGTCTGGTTACCACATCGATCCTTACCAGGGCGACAAAGCTGCCGAAATCGTCACAAACTTCTTTGATAAGTGCAAGGAAGACCCGAGCCACTGGGACAAAATTTCCCTAGGAGGGCTGCAAAGAATCGAAGAGAA GTACACCTGGAAGCTCTACTCTGAGAGGCTGATGACACTGACTGGAGTTTATGGTTTCTGGAAGTACGTATCGAACCTGGACCGGCGTGAGACTCGTCGTTACCTCGAGATGTTCTACGCCCTCAAATACCGCAATTTG GCTGTGTCTGTACCACTGGCAGTAGAAGGAGAAGCTGCGGTTAATGGCGCCAAGTAG
- the LOC135610637 gene encoding RING-H2 finger protein ATL3-like produces MSGTGQAMGGLGRPSLTATTGIMVGGVAASFALFVLVFFLYLRAKHYWGAIPVSVGGRDRFAEPAAVPQRRGLDAASVAALPSVVVRAGDCKEGLECAVCLCELSEGEASRLLPRCGHAFHLHCIDTWFSSHSTCPICRSPAVVDKPGDSEFVSALVPGDLHPEETSPEIPAHVLRCASEDSESQEGSSGSSASSSGTPLGVHAPNSPLPASMLSEEDIRSLPTATLRSLRRLLIPGSRPGGASCGPRGCDVEQGRLPVSKAPTSS; encoded by the coding sequence CGGATTAGGCAGGCCGTCGCTGACGGCGACCACCGGGATCATGGTCGGGGGGGTGGCCGCATCCTTCGCGCTCttcgtccttgttttcttcctctaCCTCCGCGCCAAGCACTACTGGGGCGCCATCCCGGTCTCCGTCGGCGGCCGTGACCGCTTTGCGGAGCCAGCGGCTGTCCCGCAACGGCGCGGCCTCGATGCGGCGTCCGTCGCTGCGCTCCCCTCGGTGGTGGTCCGTGCCGGGGACTGCAAGGAGGGCCTGGAGTGCGCGGTCTGCCTCTGCGAGCTGTCGGAGGGGGAGGCCTCCCGGCTGCTGCCCAGGTGCGGCCACGCCTTCCATCTCCACTGCATCGATACGTGGTTCTCCTCCCACTCCACCTGCCCCATATGCCGGAGCCCGGCGGTGGTGGACAAGCCCGGAGACTCCGAATTCGTCTCTGCCCTGGTTCCCGGCGACCTGCATCCGGAAGAAACCTCACCGGAGATACCGGCGCATGTCCTGCGTTGTGCATCAGAGGATTCGGAATCACAAGAAGGGAGTTCGGGTTCTTCTGCGTCTTCTTCAGGGACTCCTCTGGGTGTCCACGCTCCAAATTCGCCCCTTCCTGCGAGTATGCTATCCGAGGAAGACATAAGGTCGCTGCCGACAGCAACATTGAGGTCGCTGCGAAGGCTTCTGATCCCGGGAAGCAGGCCGGGCGGCGCTTCCTGTGGTCCTCGAGGATGCGATGTCGAGCAGGGACGTCTTCCCGTTTCAAAAGCTCCGACCAGTTCATGA